A window of Paenibacillus sp. 19GGS1-52 contains these coding sequences:
- a CDS encoding efflux RND transporter periplasmic adaptor subunit has protein sequence MKKKKVLLWTIGVVAVVTAGLLVYTFLPDKNSQAAEVPVNTATVTKGDIVVSVSGAGAVTATETSKVKTKDSGKVAEVLVEQGDVVKKGQTLITFEGDDLSDNLTQEKTSLQSLQSDLEDKQESYKKLAQAGASEDDLSTAKRSIEKAKTDITTQIEKIASVEEDMVPPDALTAPIDGTITVVNIASGEQAMDGSELIDITDYANLSVIVQVDELDIPTVKEGMPATITLDALPDNEFKGTVTDIAEEGVTTNGVSLFDVTVGLTTSESARVGMSAEVSITTAEKKDVLLVPIEAVQERNGTHTVAIPVAAGTATGTTGAPGAATDEGQAPMPSGAPGAAEGGVMPSGAPGAAGGAMSGGTGTGGTGSGTGYGGTRTRGSGTGSGTGYGGTRTRGTGGVMPSGAPGAAGGTASSTGNKDQWAGGSSAQSGGTRGTANQQMVTVEVGIHDESSIEIVSGLSEGDEVIIPTVISTNTGTAATEVQTPGGMGGFGGTGGGFSGGTGGGFSGGTGGGGGFSGGGGR, from the coding sequence ATGAAGAAGAAAAAAGTGTTGCTCTGGACGATTGGGGTAGTGGCTGTAGTGACGGCTGGACTGCTGGTGTATACGTTTCTTCCCGATAAAAATAGTCAGGCTGCTGAAGTACCCGTTAATACAGCTACAGTTACGAAAGGTGATATTGTTGTCAGTGTATCCGGAGCCGGAGCCGTAACGGCTACCGAGACTAGCAAAGTTAAAACGAAGGATTCCGGAAAAGTAGCAGAGGTTCTTGTTGAACAAGGAGATGTCGTCAAGAAAGGTCAGACTCTGATCACCTTCGAAGGCGATGATCTAAGCGACAATCTTACCCAAGAGAAAACCTCCCTTCAATCGCTTCAGTCTGATCTTGAAGATAAGCAGGAGTCATACAAGAAGCTGGCACAGGCCGGAGCTTCAGAGGATGATCTATCTACAGCTAAACGTTCGATTGAAAAAGCAAAAACAGACATCACTACCCAAATCGAAAAAATAGCCTCTGTAGAGGAAGATATGGTCCCTCCCGATGCGCTGACCGCTCCGATCGACGGAACTATAACTGTAGTTAATATCGCTAGTGGTGAACAAGCCATGGATGGCTCTGAGCTGATCGACATTACCGATTACGCCAACCTGAGCGTCATTGTGCAAGTAGATGAATTGGACATTCCTACTGTTAAGGAAGGTATGCCAGCCACCATTACATTGGATGCCCTCCCAGATAATGAATTTAAGGGAACTGTCACGGATATTGCTGAGGAAGGTGTAACCACAAACGGTGTGTCCCTATTCGATGTTACAGTGGGCTTAACAACATCTGAAAGTGCCCGTGTAGGGATGTCCGCTGAAGTTTCCATCACAACAGCAGAGAAAAAGGATGTATTACTCGTACCTATTGAAGCTGTTCAGGAAAGAAACGGCACACATACTGTAGCCATACCAGTAGCAGCCGGAACAGCTACCGGAACAACTGGAGCCCCAGGTGCTGCAACCGATGAGGGCCAGGCACCTATGCCTAGCGGCGCTCCTGGTGCTGCTGAAGGCGGGGTTATGCCTAGTGGTGCGCCAGGTGCTGCTGGCGGCGCGATGTCTGGCGGAACAGGTACCGGCGGTACTGGTAGTGGAACGGGTTATGGTGGGACACGCACACGCGGTAGCGGTACTGGTAGTGGGACGGGTTATGGCGGAACACGCACGCGAGGTACTGGCGGCGTTATGCCTAGCGGTGCACCTGGTGCTGCTGGCGGAACAGCTTCTTCCACAGGCAATAAGGACCAATGGGCAGGGGGCAGCAGCGCTCAGTCAGGAGGAACACGTGGCACTGCTAATCAGCAGATGGTTACTGTAGAAGTGGGCATTCATGATGAGAGCAGCATTGAAATTGTCAGCGGACTTAGTGAAGGGGACGAAGTCATTATTCCTACCGTAATCTCTACTAACACTGGTACAGCAGCCACTGAAGTACAAACCCCAGGAGGCATGGGCGGATTTGGCGGTACTGGTGGCGGGTTTAGCGGCGGTACTGGTGGTGGCTTTAGTGGAGGTACCGGAGGTGGCGGTGGTTTTAGCGGAGGTGGCGGTAGATGA
- a CDS encoding ABC transporter ATP-binding protein, with product MSASEPLIQVNNMTHGYKMAGETMTVLKDLSFTIDFGEFVAIIGPSGSGKSTLMNMLGCLDISDEGSYLLDGQEVRKLSDNKLAAIRNEKIGFIFQSFNLLPKLSAAENVELPLIYRGLSHRERKQLAHEALVKVGLEDRMHHRPSELSGGQQQRVAIARAMAGSPPILLADEPTGALDTRTGQEVMQMIQELNKQGHTIILITHDLEIANQAKRIIRIQDGNLVEDRRNAR from the coding sequence ATGAGTGCTTCAGAACCGCTTATCCAAGTTAACAACATGACCCACGGTTACAAAATGGCTGGTGAGACAATGACGGTACTGAAGGATTTGAGCTTTACGATTGATTTTGGCGAATTTGTAGCCATCATTGGCCCTTCAGGTTCCGGTAAATCCACGCTGATGAACATGCTCGGCTGTCTGGATATTTCCGATGAAGGAAGTTATCTTCTGGACGGACAGGAGGTCCGAAAGTTATCCGACAATAAGCTCGCGGCGATCCGCAATGAGAAGATCGGCTTTATCTTCCAAAGCTTTAACCTGCTGCCCAAGCTATCTGCTGCTGAGAATGTGGAACTGCCGCTTATCTATCGCGGTCTTTCCCACCGGGAACGAAAACAGCTGGCACATGAAGCTCTAGTTAAAGTAGGTCTGGAGGATAGAATGCACCATCGGCCTTCTGAGCTTTCGGGTGGTCAGCAGCAGCGCGTGGCAATAGCACGGGCGATGGCGGGTTCTCCCCCTATTCTGCTTGCTGATGAACCCACCGGAGCGCTCGACACGCGGACCGGACAAGAAGTCATGCAAATGATTCAAGAATTGAACAAACAGGGTCACACCATCATCTTGATTACACATGACCTAGAAATTGCCAACCAAGCGAAACGTATTATTCGTATACAGGACGGCAACCTCGTTGAGGATCGGAGGAATGCTAGGTGA
- a CDS encoding ABC transporter permease, whose product MKLYQSMRMALKSISSSKVRAFLTMLGIIIGVSSVIILVSVGQGTTSQITEQLNGLGTNQLTVNITGRGATTSLTYKEALALGDIEGVENVAPVITGNVTAKHNTDNVSVSVEGITPSYEDVKDFHVQAGRFLLDIDTEYRQKVALIGSSTAEDLFGTDSPVGQKVQLNGISYKIVGLLETKGSSLNSSNDDKILIPISTAERQLQSKGVRSITVATTTADTVTTVKDKLESLLNVKFNNADNAFTVFDSQEMLETVNSTTDTLSMALAGIAGISLFVGGIGIMNIMIVSVNERTREIGIRKAIGAKKFDILAQFMIESIVLSGLGGFIGVGIGVGGSWLLGKYSPLTVSIAWDMVLISFIFSLLIGVIFGMMPANKAARLRPIHALRNE is encoded by the coding sequence GTGAAATTGTATCAAAGTATGAGGATGGCGTTAAAGAGCATCAGCAGTAGTAAAGTAAGAGCTTTTCTAACGATGCTGGGTATTATTATCGGTGTGTCGTCTGTCATCATACTCGTTTCTGTAGGCCAGGGTACTACTTCACAGATCACAGAGCAGTTAAACGGACTCGGTACGAATCAGCTAACCGTGAACATTACGGGTCGTGGAGCAACAACCTCGCTTACCTATAAGGAGGCATTGGCGCTCGGGGATATTGAAGGTGTCGAGAATGTCGCGCCTGTGATCACCGGCAACGTTACAGCCAAGCATAATACTGATAATGTAAGTGTCTCTGTCGAGGGAATTACTCCCTCGTATGAAGATGTTAAGGATTTTCACGTGCAGGCTGGACGCTTTTTGCTCGATATTGATACAGAATATCGACAAAAAGTTGCTCTGATCGGCTCGAGCACAGCGGAAGATTTGTTCGGTACCGATAGTCCTGTAGGTCAAAAGGTTCAATTGAACGGAATTAGCTATAAAATAGTCGGTCTGCTGGAAACGAAGGGCTCCAGTCTTAATAGTTCCAACGACGATAAGATTCTGATTCCTATCTCCACAGCGGAACGCCAACTGCAGAGCAAAGGAGTTCGCTCCATCACGGTTGCTACAACGACTGCGGACACTGTAACGACAGTCAAGGATAAGTTGGAAAGCTTGCTGAATGTCAAATTCAATAATGCGGATAACGCCTTTACTGTATTTGACTCTCAGGAAATGCTGGAAACAGTGAATTCCACTACGGATACACTTTCTATGGCATTGGCTGGTATCGCCGGTATTTCCTTGTTCGTTGGCGGCATCGGAATCATGAATATCATGATTGTATCCGTCAATGAAAGAACCCGAGAAATCGGTATCCGCAAAGCCATAGGCGCCAAAAAATTCGATATTCTGGCCCAGTTCATGATCGAGTCCATCGTGCTCAGCGGCTTGGGTGGATTCATCGGAGTCGGGATTGGCGTTGGCGGCAGTTGGCTACTTGGAAAGTACTCTCCACTTACGGTATCCATTGCCTGGGACATGGTACTTATCTCTTTCATTTTTTCCTTGTTAATCGGTGTGATCTTCGGTATGATGCCGGCTAACAAAGCCGCACGGTTACGTCCAATTCATGCCTTGCGCAACGAATAA
- a CDS encoding diguanylate cyclase: MTGFAEVKITRRLILLFAAISILLVGISVASLLYLNYTINKLSESLYDDVFQNSELILNADRDLYQAAVALHTAMNPNTTEAELKELAQLFDDNNTQIEERVNTAKYNINAIEKPYNVMTQGELQLTELKQELSSFEASFGKWKDTGSTLISSRSQEGWDPASFSAVLTNTQLNDIRSRLDKSEDLIDSYAQEVTTVFHDKKSSLFALYSLLLFLLILVIIYLGRKIIALQGEMQEEQTLYQLIGETMSDYIILTDPNGLIIYASPSHLSILGYIPKKGEPLSNYIREPEISWAKLKSVVQGTPRESELRMRGAEGHWVWLETKVTPITGSRSLAAQFMLVSREITQRKQYEERLHKLAFYDHLTAIPNRAHFKMYMENLISQPEEHQQEIALALLDCDRFKQLNDTLGHLAGDEFLQILSRELQQTVKGAGQAFRIGGDEFAVVIHRFNNPDLLDEVLSRLLQLFSKSWPINNGSSFLTSASIGVALYPQHGRSINELLRAADLAMYRSKKNGGNEANLYDKRMDEEVSDQTIEQN, from the coding sequence GTGACTGGTTTCGCAGAGGTCAAAATAACACGCAGATTAATCCTTTTGTTCGCTGCTATCTCAATTTTGCTGGTTGGCATCAGCGTTGCCTCCTTATTGTACCTGAACTATACGATCAATAAATTATCTGAATCCTTATATGATGATGTATTCCAGAACTCTGAGCTCATCCTAAACGCCGATCGTGATCTTTATCAAGCTGCGGTTGCACTTCATACCGCAATGAATCCAAACACTACAGAAGCAGAACTAAAAGAGCTGGCACAGCTATTTGATGATAATAATACCCAGATTGAGGAACGCGTGAATACAGCCAAATATAATATCAATGCTATCGAGAAACCCTATAATGTAATGACCCAGGGTGAACTTCAACTCACTGAGCTTAAACAGGAGCTTTCTTCCTTCGAAGCCTCCTTCGGGAAATGGAAGGATACGGGTAGCACGCTGATTTCCAGTCGATCTCAAGAGGGTTGGGACCCGGCCTCATTCTCCGCGGTTCTCACCAATACACAGCTGAATGACATCCGTAGCAGACTGGATAAATCCGAAGATTTGATCGACAGCTATGCACAAGAAGTAACAACCGTATTTCATGATAAAAAAAGCTCGCTTTTTGCGCTATACTCCCTGCTCTTGTTTCTGCTGATTCTGGTAATTATTTATCTGGGTCGTAAAATTATTGCGCTCCAAGGTGAAATGCAGGAAGAGCAAACACTGTACCAGCTGATCGGTGAGACGATGTCCGACTATATTATATTAACTGACCCTAATGGACTGATTATATATGCCTCCCCTTCACACTTGAGCATTCTCGGGTATATCCCCAAAAAAGGGGAACCGCTCTCAAATTACATCCGTGAGCCAGAGATTTCCTGGGCTAAATTGAAGAGTGTAGTTCAAGGAACACCACGTGAGTCCGAGCTGCGCATGCGTGGGGCTGAGGGGCATTGGGTATGGCTTGAAACCAAAGTAACGCCGATTACGGGCAGTCGTTCGCTCGCAGCGCAATTTATGCTCGTTTCTCGTGAAATTACACAACGGAAACAGTACGAAGAGCGGCTGCATAAGCTAGCCTTTTATGATCATTTGACCGCAATCCCCAATCGAGCCCATTTCAAAATGTATATGGAGAATCTCATTTCCCAGCCAGAGGAACATCAGCAGGAAATTGCCTTGGCGTTGCTTGATTGTGACAGGTTCAAGCAGCTAAACGATACACTGGGACATCTGGCTGGAGACGAATTCCTGCAGATTCTCTCACGCGAACTGCAACAGACAGTCAAAGGGGCAGGACAAGCATTTCGAATTGGTGGTGACGAGTTTGCAGTCGTCATTCACCGTTTCAACAATCCAGACCTTCTGGATGAAGTCCTGAGCCGTCTGCTGCAGCTCTTCAGCAAATCATGGCCCATTAACAATGGTTCCAGCTTTCTTACTTCAGCAAGTATTGGTGTGGCTCTGTACCCTCAACATGGCCGCAGTATTAATGAACTGCTGCGTGCCGCTGATTTGGCTATGTACCGTTCCAAAAAAAACGGTGGCAATGAAGCTAATCTTTATGATAAACGTATGGATGAAGAAGTTTCCGACCAGACCATTGAGCAAAATTAA